A genomic segment from Nicotiana sylvestris chromosome 1, ASM39365v2, whole genome shotgun sequence encodes:
- the LOC138878216 gene encoding uncharacterized protein, giving the protein MNFLRGEPADSYKKLPGYLYTMDKTYPGSHIRMEKSSKNEFMYVYISLYAFIRGFDHCRPIVVVDGSHLKSYYIGTFVSASTLDGAGHILPLAYGVIDSENDAAWTWFFEQFKIAYGVRENMCIVSGRNESIIKSVSRVYPDLLHCACIWHLWNNVYKKFKKSHAKLSEIYFSMAKAYTQTEFDSLMEKVEKVDIRVKEYLELAGYEKWARLYAPVNRGWTMTSNIVESINAALVSARELPIYDFLEEVRKMFGRWNCSNRKEATQTYKTLGKKYQEMLELNETMCTRMTVVPSTEYLYTVNDGGGNYTVCLLERKCVCGRFQIDELPCPHAWAVLKSKFLMPEEYCSSYYKPSTIVMTCDVPVYPLPNKNNWNIPEHVAEEVVLPPKWKRPPGRPKKKRDKNLSELLLPKNQHSCSICG; this is encoded by the exons atgaattTTCTTAGAGGTGAACCAGCTGATTCTTACAAAAAATTACCAGGATACTTATATACAATGGATAAGACATATCCAGGTTCTCACATAAGAATGGAAAAATCGTCAAAGAATGAATTCATGTACGTGTATATATCATTGTATGCATTTATAAGGGGGTTTGATCATTGTAGACCAATTGTTGTAGTGGACGGAAGTCATCTAAAATCCTACTACATCGGGACATTCGTTTCTGCAAGCACGTTGGATGGTGCAG GTCATATATTGCCACTAGCATATGGTGTTATTGATTCAGAGAACGATGCTGCTTGGAcgtggttctttgagcaattcaagatagCATACGGTGTAAGGGAAAACATGTGCATTGTTTCGGGTAGAAATGAGAGCATCATTAAATCTGTATCGAGAGTATATCCGGATTTACTGCATTGTGCTTGCATATGGCATCTATGGAATAACGTATACAAGAAATTCAAAAAGAGTCATGCCAAGTTGAGTGAGATATACTTCTCGATGGCAAAAGCATACACACAAACTGAATTTGATAGTCTGATGGAGAAGGTTGAGAAGGTAGATATTAGGGTGAAAGAATACTTAGAGTTAGCTGGTTACGAAAAGTGGGCTAGGTTGTATGCACCTGTTAACAGGGGATGGACAATGACGTCAAATATCGTTGAGTCAATCAATGCAGCACTAGTTTCAGCAAGGGAATTGCcaatatatgacttcctcgaagAAGTTAGGAAGATGTTTGGTCGTTGGAATTGTAGTAACCGTAAAGAAGCTACTCAAACATACAAGACGCTTGGGAAAAAATACCAGGAAATGCTGGAGTTGAATGAGACCATGTGTACCCGTATGACT GTGGTACCCTCAACTGAATACTTATATACTGTTAACGATGGTGGGGGGAATTACACAGTCTGCCTGCTCGAGAGAAAATGTGTTTGTGGGAGATTCCAAATTGATGAATTGCCATGCCCACATGCTTGGGCTGTATTGAAGAGCAAGTTTTTAATGCCTGAAGAATATTGCTCTAGCTATTACAAGCCAAGTACAATTGTAATGACATGCGATGTGCCAGTGTACCCGCTACCGAACAAAAATAATTGGAATATACCAGAGCATGTTGCAGAGGAGGTTGTACTACCACCCAAATGGAAAAGACCTCCTGGAAGGCCAAAGAAGAAGCGCGACAAGAATTTAAGTGAATTGTTGTTGCCGAAAAATCAACATTCATGTAGCATATGTGGGTAG
- the LOC104247473 gene encoding putative pentatricopeptide repeat-containing protein At5g37570 isoform X1, giving the protein MSLISKCLTTSAEPSFLLSIPLLNLLRACRTVKNLQQVHTHIIQKGYEQDHFIINQFISLCNTFSSDVSYATSVFERVIQPNVYVWNTLIKGYSKHSSFADCFLILKQMKRSMNVIPDKYTFPSLVKSCSSALALRDGQAVHGLIVRYGTDSDVFVGSSLIDLYGKCNQIEYARRIFDEMPLRNEVTWTAMVVGYIYFGDLSQASKLFDEMPHKNIASWNAMISAFVKFGDLLSARKLFDSMTGKDVVSFTTMIDGYAKAGDMASARFLFDQPFDRDIISWSALISGYAQNGQPNEALKIFHEMLSMNVRPDEFIMVSLMCACSQLGRLDLANWVEHYMSQNSFDLNQVHIAAALVDMNAKCGNMERATMLFEGMPKRDLVSYCSMIQGLSIHGCGSQAVVFFDRMLNEGLVPDDVSLKVILTACSRAELVKEGCRIFNLMINKYPAKPSPDHYACVVDLLGRSGKLKDAYELIRSMPTEPHAGAWGALLGACKLHCDIEVGEEVSHRLFELEPQNTGNYVLLSDIYAAANRWLDVALLRQKMSEKGLKKIPGCSWV; this is encoded by the exons ATGTCTTTGATTAGCAAATGCTTAACAACTTCTGCTGAACCATCATTTTTACTGTCCATACCGCTTCTGAATCTGTTGAGAGCGTGCAGAACTGTCAAAAACCTTCAGCAAGTCCACACCCACATAATCCAAAAAGGCTACGAGCAAGACCATTTTATCATCAACCAGTTTATATCGCTCTGTAACACCTTTTCCTCCGATGTCTCTTATGCGACAAGTGTATTTGAGCGTGTCATTCAGCCCAATGTTTATGTCTGGAATACATTGATTAAAGGGTATAGCAAACATTCATCCTTTGCTGATTGCTTCCTTATCTtgaaacaaatgaaaagaagtATGAATGTGATACCTGATAAGTATACTTTTCCTTCGCTGGTCAAATCTTGTTCTAGTGCCTTGGCTTTGAGGGATGGTCAGGCCGTTCATGGGTTGATAGTTAGATACGGAACTGATAGCGATGTATTTGTAGGATCCAGCTTGATTGATCTTTATGGGAAGTGCAATCAGATTGAGTATGCACGTAgaatctttgatgaaatgcctctAAGGAATGAGGTTACATGGACTGCTATGGTTGTTGGCTATATATATTTTGGTGATTTATCGCAAGCAAGTAAATTATTTGATGAAATGCCCCATAAAAATATAGCCTCGTGGAATGCAATGATTAGTGCATTCGTGAAGTTTGGTGATTTGCTTAGTGCCAGGAAATTGTTTGATAGTATGACTGGCAAAGATGTGGTATCTTTTACTACTATGATTGATGGTTATGCTAAGGCTGGTGACATGGCATCAGCGAGGTTCTTGTTCGATCAGCCTTTTGACAGAGACATAATATCCTGGTCTGCTTTGATATCTGGGTACGCTCAGAACGGGCAGCCCAATGAAGCTCTCAAAATTTTCCATGAAATGTTGTCAATGAATGTTAGGCCAGATGAGTTTATAATGGTAAGTTTGATGTGTGCGTGTTCCCAATTAGGTCGCCTGGACTTGGCAAATTGGGTAGAACATTATATGAGCCAGAATTCATTTGATCTTAATCAAGTGCATATAGCTGCAGCCCTTGTGGATATGAATGCTAAATGTGGGAATATGGAAAGGGCGACAATGCTGTTTGAGGGGATGCCTAAGCGTGATCTAGTATCATACTGTTCAATGATACAAGGCCTGTCTATTCATGGTTGCGGTTCTCAGGCTGTAGTTTTCTTTGATAGGATGCTGAACGAGGGGCTTGTGCCTGATGATGTTTCCCTTAAGGTAATTCTGACTGCTTGTAGTCGTGCAGAACTTGTTAAGGAGGGTTGCCGCATCTTTAATCTAATGATAAACAAATATCCTGCTAAGCCTTCTCCGGATCATTATGCATGTGTAGTAGACCTTCTTGGAAGATCAGGAAAACTTAAAGATGCGTATGAACTTATAAGGTCAATGCCCACTGAACCTCATGCTGGTGCCTGGGGCGCACTTCTAGGGGCTTGTAAGCTACACTGTGACATTGAGGTAGGGGAGGAGGTATCCCATAGACTTTTTGAACTTGAGCCTCAAAATACTGGTAATTACGTGCTTTTGTCAGACATCTATGCTGCGGCAAATCGGTGGTTAGATGTTGCGTTGTTGCGTCAGAAAATGAGTGAGAAGGGTCTTAAGAAGATACCTGGTTGCAGTTGG GTATAA